A genomic window from Lotus japonicus ecotype B-129 chromosome 1, LjGifu_v1.2 includes:
- the LOC130733976 gene encoding S-adenosylmethionine synthase-like — MAAETFLFTSESVNEGHRDKLCDQIYDDVLDTCLEQDPDSKVAHETCTKTNLVMVYGDITTKANVDYEKIVRDTCRKMGFISADVGLDADHYKVLVNIEQQSPDIAQGVHGHLTKRPEEICVGYHGHMFNYATDETTPELMPLSHVLATKLGARLTEVRKNGICAWLRPDGRTQVTVEYYNDNGAMVPVRVHTVLISTQHDETVTNDEITADLKEHVIKPVIPKKYLDEKTIFHLNPFGRFVIGGPHGYAGLSGRKIIIDTYGGWGTHGGGAFSGKDPTKVVKSGAYIVRQAAKSIVAVGLARRCIIQVSYSIVEPEPLSVFVDTYGTGKIPDKEILKIVKEDFDFRPGMIPINLDLKRGGNNRCLKTAAYGHFGRDDADFTWEVVKPLKWEKA; from the exons ATGGCAGCAGAGACTTTCCTATTCACTTCTGAGTCAGTGAACGAGGGGCACCGTGACAAGTTGTGTGACCAGATCTATGATGATGTGCTCGATACATGCCTCGAGCAGGACCCTGATAGCAAGGTTGCACATGAGACTTGCACCAAGACCAACTTGGTCATGGTCTATGGAGac atcACCACCAAGGCCAACGTTGACTACGAGAAAATTGTGCGTGACACCTGCAGGAAAATGGGTTTTATTTCAGCTGATGTCGGACTTGATGCTGACCACTACAAGGTCCTTGTCAACATTGAGCAGCAGAGCCCTGATATTGCTCAGGGTGTTCATGGCCATCTCACAAAAAGGCCAGAGGAAATTTGTGTTGGTTACCACGGTCACATGTTCAACTATGCCACTGATGAGACT ACCCCTGAGCTGATGCCTCTGAGCCATGTCCTTGCCACCAAGCTCGGTGCTCGCCTCACTGAGGTTCGCAAGAATGGAATCTGCGCTTGGCTGAGACCTGATGGCAGGACCCAAGTCACTGTGGAGTATTACAATGACAATGGTGCCATGGTTCCGGTTCGCGTCCACACTGTTCTCATCTCAACCCAGCATGATGAAACTGTCACCAATGATGAAATCACTGCTGATTTGAAAGAGCATGTGATCAAGCCTGTGATTCCTAAGAAGTACCTTGATGAAAAAACCATTTTCCACTTGAACCCTTTTGGCCGTTTTGTCATTGGGGGTCCTCATGGTTATGCTGGTCTCtctggcaggaagatcattattGACACTTATGGTGGATGGGGTACTCATGGTGGTGGTGCTTTCTCAGGGAAAGACCCAACTAAGGTTGTTAAGAGTGGAGCTTACATTGTGAGGCAAGCTGCTAAAAGCATTGTTGCTGTTGGACTTGCAAGGAGGTGCATTATCCAGGTTTCCTATTCCATTGTTGAGCCTGAGCCTTTGTCTGTGTTTGTTGACACTTATGGTACTGGGAAGATCCCTGATAAGGAGATTCTGAAGATTGTGAAGGAGGATTTTGATTTCAGGCCTGGCATGATCCCTATCAACCTTGATCTCAAGAGGGGTGGCAACAATAGGTGCTTGAAGACTGCTGCTTATGGACATTTTGGAAGAGATGATGCTGACTTCACATGGGAAGTGGTGAAGCCTCTGAAGTGGGAGAAGGCCTAA